In a genomic window of Salegentibacter salegens:
- a CDS encoding hydroxymyristoyl-ACP dehydratase has product MLLKNFYSVVNSSEENGKHFTQIEINKDHEIYDGHFPGRPVTPGVILMNLFKEEAERRCGCKLQFKKGNNVKFMAVVDPNTDAVLNLETEITEENQEIKLKGIAKNSAGISLKINSLYKKVES; this is encoded by the coding sequence ATGTTATTAAAGAATTTTTATTCCGTAGTAAATTCTTCCGAAGAAAACGGAAAACATTTTACCCAAATAGAAATTAACAAGGATCATGAAATTTACGATGGGCATTTTCCCGGAAGACCCGTAACACCGGGTGTGATTTTAATGAATTTATTTAAAGAAGAAGCCGAGCGTAGGTGTGGATGTAAACTTCAGTTTAAAAAAGGGAATAACGTGAAATTTATGGCGGTGGTAGATCCAAATACCGATGCTGTTTTAAACCTCGAAACCGAAATTACAGAAGAAAACCAGGAAATAAAACTTAAAGGTATAGCTAAGAATTCGGCCGGGATTTCATTAAAGATCAATTCTCTTTATAAAAAAGTTGAATCTTAA
- a CDS encoding DUF2062 domain-containing protein, with product MNQEPIHQARFEALNCCILIPTYNNEKSLASVLQDLLLYTSNLLVVNDGSTDATEEILKSFSEINIHHFEENRGKGEALKHGFKIAEDLGYEYAITIDSDGQHYPDDLDVFLSHLEEKTPGSEILLVGDRNMGQDGIPGKSTTGNKFSNFWFLVVTGTQLTDTQSGYRLYPLKVINQIKLYTSKFELEIEIIVKAAWRKVKVRNVPIKVFYEENRVTHFRPFWDITRITLLYIWFVLVSFFYIHPRDTYQDFRKKGFKRFWKENIIKSQEPAHKKAAAIALGVFVGILPFWGLHTLLVFSLAAMFKLNKVVAFLFSNISIPPLIPFIIYASYQAGSLLTGRGLAWELRPEDFDSTADIFLGLWQYIIGSFALAGIAAVLLWIVFYFLFSITNQKQVVKP from the coding sequence TTGAACCAAGAACCCATACACCAGGCCAGATTTGAAGCTTTAAATTGTTGTATTCTAATTCCTACATACAACAACGAAAAAAGCCTGGCTAGCGTTTTACAGGATTTACTATTATATACCTCTAATCTTCTGGTGGTAAATGATGGTTCTACAGATGCTACGGAAGAAATTCTCAAAAGTTTTTCTGAAATAAATATTCATCATTTTGAAGAAAACAGGGGTAAGGGCGAAGCTTTAAAACACGGTTTTAAGATTGCTGAAGATTTGGGTTACGAATATGCAATAACCATAGATTCTGATGGGCAACATTATCCTGATGATTTGGATGTTTTCCTCAGTCATTTAGAAGAAAAAACTCCCGGTTCTGAAATTTTACTGGTTGGAGATCGCAATATGGGACAGGATGGGATTCCCGGAAAAAGTACCACTGGCAATAAATTTTCTAACTTTTGGTTTTTAGTAGTTACCGGTACCCAGTTAACCGATACACAAAGCGGCTACCGACTTTATCCTTTAAAGGTAATAAACCAAATTAAGCTTTATACCAGCAAATTTGAGTTGGAAATTGAGATTATTGTAAAAGCCGCCTGGCGAAAAGTTAAAGTACGAAACGTACCAATTAAGGTTTTTTATGAAGAAAACCGGGTAACCCATTTTCGGCCTTTTTGGGATATAACCAGGATAACGCTGCTCTACATTTGGTTTGTTTTGGTGAGTTTTTTCTATATCCATCCGCGAGATACTTACCAGGATTTTAGAAAGAAAGGCTTTAAACGTTTCTGGAAAGAAAATATTATTAAAAGTCAGGAGCCTGCGCATAAAAAAGCCGCGGCAATTGCCCTGGGTGTTTTTGTTGGGATCTTACCCTTTTGGGGCTTACATACCTTACTGGTTTTCAGCTTAGCGGCAATGTTTAAATTGAATAAAGTTGTAGCATTTTTATTCAGTAACATTAGTATTCCGCCCCTTATTCCGTTTATTATTTATGCCAGTTATCAAGCGGGATCCTTACTTACCGGTCGAGGATTGGCCTGGGAATTAAGACCAGAAGATTTTGATTCTACTGCCGATATCTTTCTTGGTTTGTGGCAGTATATTATTGGCAGTTTTGCGCTGGCAGGAATTGCCGCCGTGCTACTGTGGATTGTGTTTTATTTCTTATTTTCGATAACAAACCAAAAACAGGTGGTAAAACCTTAA
- a CDS encoding MMPL family transporter: MLLLFVLVGGYFASNIQLEEDITKLIPSGEKQNVLRKVLDNTEFSDKLIFAISSEEKSPEKLTKYAGKLTDSLNQELPEYITKIQGEIPDEGILEVYNFVYQNLPLFLNSRDYEEINSRLQEDSIQEKLESSYKDLISPTGFITKQFLFKDPLSITNLGLQKLQELQVDDNFKIYNNYLVTKDERHLLLFINPEYPASETKNNEVFIERLDKIISALNNNSEVKAEYFGGVLYAIANAKQIKSDIQLTLSIAFSILLILLVLFYRRFYVPLLLFLPSLLGALAAITLLYFIKGSVSAISLGIGAILLGISLDYALHILTHFRNNADVKVLYREVSKPILMSSFTTAIAFLCLLFLESEALKDLGIFAAVSVISASIFALILIPQFYQPPRNKEKVKTNWIDKLAFQRFYQKKNLVGGVLLIFFAGLFFFTKVEFNEDISQLNFEPENIKQTEEKIKQIAGEAVNTTYLVSYGNDIDEALSRNNELYRDLKSLEETGKIKSFSSIGGVVLSTDKQTERIEAWKEFWSYSKKENLKNNLLNESAELGFKAESFNQFYEQLDKNFNGIFLDDYRDVSTLYLDDFINRNPGFSTVTSTLSFKKTNSALLQELEEKEGIIAIDRKQMSQDFLGDLKSEFNQLILFSLIAVFMVLLLFYRNLLLSLLTLLPIAITWIIALGIMAIFGVEFNILNIIISTFIFGLGLDYSIFITNACLKEYETGKPALKTYQASILLSVLTTLLGIGALVFAKHPALQSVSVVSVIGVLTAVIVAFVIQTKIFDLLFFQRKLAQKAPFSFSAIFNKPGSKEQLYLKNTVLGNYRYKLVYAAAKKEFTQNRERFLKVSGFINPGQKIFMLNSNFGILPVFLSLKNTESKFFVLDTIKENRKISNNTSQSNAENLTFSKAWPQDFKPYFIFIISQKPVEDISLALKENITKYAEKVIILTPEYENRWLIDLNFEIVYRQNNILVFKKLD, encoded by the coding sequence TTGTTGCTACTTTTTGTGCTGGTTGGCGGATATTTCGCTTCAAATATTCAGCTAGAAGAAGATATTACCAAGCTTATTCCATCTGGAGAAAAACAGAACGTTTTAAGAAAAGTACTGGATAATACAGAGTTTTCAGACAAACTCATTTTCGCTATTTCTTCGGAAGAAAAAAGTCCTGAAAAACTTACTAAATACGCCGGTAAGCTTACAGATTCTTTAAATCAAGAACTACCTGAATATATCACGAAAATCCAGGGAGAAATTCCTGATGAAGGTATTTTAGAAGTATATAACTTTGTTTACCAGAATCTCCCATTATTCCTTAATTCGCGGGATTATGAGGAAATAAATTCCAGACTGCAGGAAGACAGCATTCAGGAAAAATTGGAAAGCTCCTACAAAGATTTAATTTCTCCAACCGGATTTATAACCAAGCAATTTCTTTTTAAAGACCCGCTCTCTATCACAAACCTGGGTTTACAAAAATTACAGGAACTGCAGGTAGACGATAATTTTAAAATCTATAATAATTACCTGGTCACTAAAGATGAAAGACATTTACTGCTGTTTATCAATCCTGAATACCCTGCTTCTGAAACCAAGAATAATGAGGTTTTTATAGAGCGTTTGGATAAGATAATTTCAGCATTAAATAATAATTCTGAAGTTAAAGCTGAATATTTCGGTGGTGTTTTATATGCCATCGCAAATGCAAAGCAAATAAAAAGTGATATTCAGCTTACGCTTAGTATAGCTTTCTCTATTTTACTTATCCTACTTGTTCTATTTTACCGGAGGTTTTACGTCCCGTTATTACTTTTTCTTCCCAGTTTATTGGGAGCTTTGGCTGCCATTACCTTGTTATACTTCATCAAGGGCAGTGTCTCAGCTATTTCTTTAGGTATAGGTGCTATTTTATTGGGAATTAGCCTTGATTATGCACTTCATATCCTAACTCATTTTAGAAATAATGCCGATGTAAAAGTGCTTTACCGGGAAGTCAGCAAGCCTATTTTAATGAGTAGTTTTACTACGGCTATCGCTTTTTTATGTTTACTTTTCCTGGAAAGTGAAGCCCTGAAGGATTTGGGAATCTTTGCAGCTGTTAGTGTTATATCTGCTTCAATATTTGCATTAATCCTAATTCCACAATTTTATCAGCCGCCTAGAAATAAGGAGAAAGTAAAGACTAACTGGATAGATAAGCTCGCTTTTCAACGTTTTTATCAGAAAAAAAATTTAGTTGGCGGTGTACTGTTAATCTTTTTTGCGGGATTATTTTTCTTCACTAAAGTTGAATTTAACGAAGATATTTCACAGCTTAATTTTGAACCTGAAAATATAAAGCAAACCGAAGAAAAAATTAAGCAAATTGCTGGCGAGGCTGTGAACACCACCTATTTGGTTTCCTACGGAAATGATATAGATGAAGCTCTATCCAGGAATAATGAACTTTATCGGGACTTAAAAAGCCTGGAAGAGACCGGTAAAATTAAGAGTTTTAGCAGCATTGGCGGAGTAGTGCTTTCTACCGATAAACAAACCGAAAGAATTGAAGCCTGGAAGGAGTTTTGGAGTTATTCTAAAAAGGAAAACTTAAAGAATAATCTCTTGAACGAATCTGCTGAACTTGGTTTTAAGGCAGAAAGCTTTAACCAGTTTTATGAGCAATTAGACAAAAATTTCAACGGAATTTTCCTGGACGATTATCGTGATGTTTCCACCCTTTATTTAGACGATTTTATCAATAGAAATCCTGGTTTTTCTACGGTTACCAGCACGCTTAGTTTTAAAAAAACCAATTCAGCACTTTTACAGGAACTTGAAGAAAAAGAGGGAATTATAGCTATAGACCGGAAACAAATGAGCCAGGATTTTCTTGGAGATCTAAAGAGTGAATTTAACCAGCTTATTTTATTCTCCCTAATTGCAGTCTTTATGGTGTTATTGCTTTTTTACAGGAATTTACTGCTTAGCTTACTAACATTACTGCCCATTGCCATCACGTGGATTATCGCACTGGGAATTATGGCTATTTTCGGAGTAGAATTTAATATTTTAAATATTATTATTTCCACCTTTATCTTTGGTCTTGGGCTGGATTACAGCATTTTTATTACCAACGCCTGCCTAAAAGAATACGAAACCGGAAAACCAGCTTTAAAAACTTATCAGGCTTCAATTTTACTTTCGGTTTTGACTACCTTACTTGGAATTGGCGCGCTGGTTTTTGCCAAACATCCCGCACTCCAGTCGGTTTCTGTGGTCTCTGTGATTGGCGTTTTAACCGCGGTTATAGTTGCATTTGTAATTCAGACAAAAATATTCGATCTATTGTTTTTCCAAAGAAAACTGGCCCAGAAAGCTCCTTTTAGTTTCTCTGCGATATTTAATAAACCTGGTAGTAAAGAACAGCTTTATTTAAAAAATACGGTTTTAGGAAATTACAGGTATAAATTGGTTTATGCTGCTGCAAAAAAGGAATTTACCCAGAACCGGGAACGCTTTTTAAAGGTTTCCGGGTTTATAAATCCTGGTCAAAAAATCTTTATGCTGAATTCTAATTTTGGAATCCTTCCCGTATTTTTAAGTCTGAAAAATACTGAAAGTAAATTCTTTGTTTTAGATACGATTAAAGAAAATAGAAAAATTTCTAATAACACCTCGCAAAGTAATGCTGAGAATCTTACTTTCAGCAAAGCATGGCCTCAGGATTTCAAACCATATTTCATATTTATTATAAGTCAAAAACCTGTAGAAGATATCTCTTTGGCTTTAAAGGAGAATATTACTAAATATGCTGAAAAGGTAATTATTTTAACCCCGGAGTATGAAAATAGGTGGTTAATCGATTTGAATTTTGAGATCGTTTATCGTCAAAATAATATCCTGGTTTTTAAAAAATTGGATTAG
- a CDS encoding C45 family autoproteolytic acyltransferase/hydolase, translating into MKLLLVRISIFLGVFLLLNSCGIKRSLQDRPDISGIKNIDTTRTKLSETHYKIGKNSLYKNKYGIWELYIEGDALERGVISGSLTRELMHKQETAFMDKIYELVPGPGYRNFLKKTVAWFNRKMYLHVPEEYKQEIYGTSLFGLEKYNDFAPAYVRMLYFHGAHDIGHALQDLMLVGCTSFAAWGDKTEDGQLLLGRNFDFYAGDEFAEEKIAAFVNPDKGHKFMMYTWAGMIGSVSGMNEQGISVTINAGKSKIPRQAKTPISLVTREILQYASSTKEAIEIAKKREVFVSESIMVGSASEHKAILIEVAPGNFGVYEVENSNELVCSNHFQSEAYAEDNRNLKAIAESHTQYRFDKMQELLSKKEKLNSEKAAEILRNKEGLEGANLGMGNEMAINQLLAHHGIIFKPEERKVWVSANPYQLGAFVAYDLDAAFKKFEDGNVSGSVMLAQETIAEDPFVNTEAYKDYEKYRKLSREITEAISKEKEISENKIKRLKYLNPHFWEVYKIAGDYYFQQEEFKKAVINYKQAKRREVTTLPDEEYLDKMIKKSYRRL; encoded by the coding sequence GTGAAATTGCTATTAGTTAGAATATCGATCTTTCTCGGGGTTTTTCTCCTCCTAAATTCCTGCGGAATAAAACGCTCTCTGCAAGATCGCCCCGATATTTCCGGAATTAAAAATATAGATACTACCCGAACTAAGCTCAGTGAAACCCACTATAAGATTGGAAAAAATTCATTGTACAAAAATAAATATGGCATTTGGGAATTATATATTGAGGGAGATGCCTTAGAACGCGGAGTAATAAGCGGGAGCTTGACCCGTGAATTAATGCACAAGCAGGAAACTGCCTTTATGGACAAGATTTATGAACTCGTTCCGGGCCCAGGATACCGTAATTTTCTCAAAAAAACCGTTGCCTGGTTTAATCGTAAAATGTATCTGCACGTCCCGGAAGAGTATAAACAGGAAATTTACGGTACTTCACTTTTTGGGTTGGAAAAGTATAATGATTTTGCCCCGGCCTATGTGCGCATGCTCTATTTTCACGGTGCACACGATATTGGTCACGCCTTGCAGGATTTAATGCTGGTTGGTTGTACTTCTTTTGCTGCCTGGGGTGATAAAACAGAAGATGGGCAATTGCTTTTAGGCAGGAATTTCGATTTTTACGCGGGAGATGAGTTTGCGGAAGAAAAAATTGCAGCCTTTGTGAATCCTGATAAAGGGCATAAGTTTATGATGTACACCTGGGCCGGGATGATTGGTTCAGTGAGCGGGATGAATGAGCAAGGTATTAGCGTCACGATAAATGCAGGAAAAAGTAAAATTCCGCGGCAGGCGAAAACTCCTATTAGTTTAGTTACTCGTGAAATCTTGCAATATGCGTCTTCAACTAAAGAAGCTATAGAAATCGCTAAAAAGCGTGAAGTTTTTGTTTCAGAATCTATTATGGTTGGCAGCGCCTCAGAGCACAAAGCGATTTTAATTGAAGTTGCCCCGGGGAATTTTGGAGTTTATGAGGTTGAAAATTCTAATGAGTTAGTGTGCAGCAACCATTTTCAAAGTGAAGCTTACGCGGAAGATAATCGCAACTTAAAAGCCATAGCAGAAAGCCATACCCAATACCGATTTGATAAAATGCAGGAGTTACTTTCTAAAAAAGAGAAATTAAACTCAGAGAAAGCTGCTGAAATATTAAGGAATAAAGAAGGTTTGGAAGGTGCTAACCTGGGGATGGGAAATGAAATGGCGATAAATCAATTGCTAGCCCACCACGGAATAATTTTTAAACCTGAAGAAAGAAAAGTTTGGGTGTCTGCAAATCCATATCAGCTGGGTGCTTTTGTAGCTTACGACCTCGATGCTGCATTTAAAAAGTTTGAAGACGGAAATGTGTCAGGCAGTGTTATGCTAGCTCAAGAAACCATTGCAGAAGATCCTTTTGTAAATACTGAAGCTTATAAAGATTACGAGAAATACCGAAAATTAAGTCGGGAAATCACTGAAGCTATTTCTAAAGAAAAAGAAATTTCAGAAAATAAAATTAAGCGATTAAAATACCTAAATCCTCATTTCTGGGAAGTTTATAAAATTGCCGGCGATTACTATTTTCAGCAAGAAGAATTTAAAAAAGCGGTGATCAATTATAAGCAGGCGAAAAGGAGGGAAGTGACCACTTTGCCGGATGAGGAATACCTGGATAAAATGATTAAAAAATCTTACCGCAGACTCTAA